A single genomic interval of Lathyrus oleraceus cultivar Zhongwan6 chromosome 7, CAAS_Psat_ZW6_1.0, whole genome shotgun sequence harbors:
- the LOC127107905 gene encoding 6,7-dimethyl-8-ribityllumazine synthase, chloroplastic codes for MASFVSTDCFLPALKSQLGFLNHDAQDHSSGSISVSRLHKAPKSPFLLSSRALDVKPQVQSTGRSSFSQTAAVKHLTGSVTRTEGLRFAVVVARFNEIITRPLLEGALGTFKNYSVQDEDIDVVWVPGCFEIGAVATRLGKSGKYHAIICIGAVIRGDTTHYDAVANSAASGVLSAGLNSGVPCIFGVLTCEDMDQAINRAGGKSGNKGAEAALTAIEMASLFEHHLK; via the exons ATGGCTTCATTTGTTTCCACCGATTGTTTCCTTCCCGCACTTAAGTCTCAGCTTGGATTTCTGAATCATGATGCCCAAGATCACTCTTCCGGTAGTATTAGCGTCTCACGTCTTCATAAAGCCCCTAAAAGCCCCTTTTTGCTTTCTTCGCGAG CTTTAGATGTTAAACCACAGGTTCAGAGCACGGGTCGATCATCTTTTTCGCAGACAGCTGCTGTGAAGCATCTGACGGGCTCTGTTACCAGGACTGAGGGACTCCGTTTTGCCGTG GTTGTTGCACGGTTTAATGAAATAATCACCAGGCCGCTCTTGGAGGGAGCTTTGGGCACTTTCAAGAATTATTCAGTTCAAGATGAAGACATTGAT GTTGTGTGGGTTCCGGGTTGTTTTGAAATTGGTGCTGTTGCAACAAGACTTGGTAAATCAGGCAAATATCATGCCATCATATGCATAGGAGCCGTG ATAAGAGGAGATACAACTCACTATGACGCAGTTGCTAATTCAGCAGCATCTGGAGTGCTTTCAGCTGGTCTAAACTCAG GTGTTCCATGCATATTTGGAGTCCTAACATGTGAGGACATGGATCAG GCTATAAATCGAGCTGGTGGAAAATCTGGGAATAAGGGTGCTGAAGCTGCACTGACTGCT ATTGAGATGGCATCTTTGTTCGAGCATCATCTGAAGTAG
- the LOC127107906 gene encoding copper-transporting ATPase RAN1 produces MAPSIQLTSAGAAEDSDSGDLEDVRLLDSYDKHDVHDETRRIQVRISGMTCAACSNSVEAALKSVDGVIEASVALLQNKADVVFNRNLVKEEDIKNAIEDAGFEAEILHEPVSTGTKPVGVSTVVGQFTIGGMTCAACVNSVEGILKNITGVKKAVVALATSLGEVEFDPNVISKEDIVCAIEDAGFEATFVQSTGQDEIVLGVVGVCSLVDARVLESMLSAMKGVRQFRFDPLLSELNVVFDPQVLNSRSVVDGIRVISNGKFKLHVRSPYARMASKDVSESSTMFRLFISSLLLSIPLFFMGVICPHIPFIYSLLLWRCGPFLMDDWLKWALVSVIQFVIGKRFYIAAIRALRNGSTNMDVLVALGTTASYVYSVCALLYGALTGFWSTTYFETSAMLITFVLLGKYLECLAKGKTSDAIKKLVELTPPTALLVVKDKDGRSIEEREIDSLLIQPSDTLKVLPGTKIPADGIVTWGSSYVNESMVTGESLPVLKEINASVIGGTINFHGVLHIHATKVGSDTVLSQIINLVETAQMSKAPIQKFADYVASIFVPTIVALSILTLLCWYTAGALGAYPDEWLPENGNHFVFALMFSISVVVIACPCALGLATPTAVMVATGVGANNGVLIKGGDSLERAQMVKYVIFDKTGTLTQGKANVSVAKVFAGMDRGEFLKLVASAEASSEHPLAKAILQYARHFHFFDESSLTNGSQNDANELKPGWLYDASDFSAIPGKGVQCIIDGQRVLVGNRKLLVESGINISTEVESFVVELEESAKTGILVACDGILIGVLGVADSLKREASVVIEGLKKMGITPVMVTGDNWRTARAVAKEVGIQDVRAEVMPAGKADVVRSFQKDGSIVAMVGDGINDSPALAAADVGMAIGAGTDIAIEAANYVLMRDNLEDVITAIDLSKKTFSRIRLNYVFAMAYNIIAVPVAAGVLFPSLGIKLPPWVAGACMALSSVSVVCSSLLLRRYRKPRLTTILEIVVN; encoded by the exons ATGGCGCCGAGTATTCAACTAACTTCCGCCGGCGCCGCTGAAGACTCCGACTCCGGTGACCTCGAAGATGTCCGCCTCCTAGACTCCTACGACAAACACGATGTTCACGACGAAACACGGCGGATTCAGGTTAGAATTTCCGGCATGACCTGCGCCGCCTGTTCTAACTCCGTTGAGGCGGCTCTCAAGTCCGTCGACGGAGTAATCGAGGCTTCCGTTGCTCTACTTCAGAATAAAGCTGACGTCGTTTTTAACAGAAACCTTGTCAAG GAGGAAGACATTAAGAATGCAATTGAAGATGCAGGTTTTGAAGCTGAGATCTTACATGAACCCGTTTCGACCGGGACGAAACCGGTTGGGGTCAGTACGGTGGTAGGACAGTTCACGATTGGTGGTATGACGTGTGCGGCGTGTGTGAACTCCGTTGAGGGAATTTTGAAGAACATCACCGGAGTTAAAAAAGCGGTGGTGGCTTTAGCTACTTCGTTGGGTGAAGTTGAGTTTGATCCAAACGTGATTAGCAAAGAAGATATTGTTTGTGCAATTGAAGATGCTGGTTTTGAAGCTACGTTTGTGCAGAGTACCGGTCAAGATGAGATTGTTTTAGGGGTTGTTGGAGTGTGTTCTTTGGTTGATGCTCGGGTTTTGGAAAGCATGCTTAGTGCTATGAAAGGGGTGCGGCAGTTTCGGTTTGATCCTTTGTTGAGTGAACTTAATGTTGTTTTTGATCCTCAAGTTCTCAATTCTAGATCAGTGGTTGATGGGATCCGTGTCATTAGTAATGGCAAATTTAAGTTGCATGTTAGAAGCCCTTATGCGAGAATGGCTTCTAAAGATGTCTCAGAGAGTTCAACTATGTTCCGACTTTTTATTTCCAGCTTGCTTCTTAGT ATTCCTCTTTTCTTCATGGGGGTAATTTGTCCTCATATCCCATTCATATACTCCTTATTACTTTGGAGATGTGGGCCTTTCCTCATGGATGATTGGTTGAAGTGGGCATTGGTGAGTGTCATCCAATTTGTGATTGGAAAACGCTTCTACATAGCAGCTATCAGAGCTCTTAGAAATGGTTCAACAAACATGGATGTCCTGGTTGCTTTGGGGACTACAGCATCATATGTTTATTCTGTTTGTGCTCTTCTGTATGGTGCTCTTACTGGATTTTGGTCTACAACATACTTTGAAACCAGTGCTATGCTTATAACATTTGTATTGTTGGGCAAGTATTTGGAATGTCTCGCTAAGGGAAAGACATCTGATGCCATTAAGAAGTTAGTAGAACTCACTCCTCCAACAGCTTTATTGGTTGTTAAAGACAAAG ATGGTAGATCTATTGAAGAAAGAGAAATAGATTCCTTGCTCATCCAACCTAGTGACACATTAAAAGTTCTTCCTGGTACAAAGATTCCTGCTGATGGAATTGTTACCTGGGGCTCAAGTTATGTGAATGAGAGTATGGTGACTGGGGAATCTCTACCTGTTTTGAAGGAAATCAATGCATCTGTTATTGGAGGTACAATAAATTTTCACGGTGTCCTTCACATTCATGCTACCAAAGTAGGATCTGATACAGTTTTGAGTCAGATAATTAATTTGGTGGAGACAGCCCAGATGTCCAAAGCTCCCATTCAAAAGTTTGCTGATTAT GTAGCAAGTATATTTGTTCCTACAATTGTAGCTCTATCAATATTGACACTATTGTGTTG GTATACTGCCGGGGCTCTTGGAGCTTACCCAGATGAATGGCTGCCGGAAAATGGAAATCACTTTGTTTTTGCCCTTATGTTTTCTATATCTGTTGTGGTGATTGCATGCCCATGTGCACTTGGTTTGGCAACACCAACTGCTGTCATGGTGGCCACAGGAGTTGGGGCTAACAATGGTGTGTTAATTAAAGGAGGAGATTCCTTAGAAAGAGCTCAGATGGTGAAATATGTTATATTTGATAAAACAGGAACTCTAACTCAGGGGAAAGCCAATGTATCTGTTGCCAAGGTGTTTGCAGGAATGGATCGTGGAGAATTTCTTAAATTGGTGGCTTCTGCTGAG GCTAGCAGTGAACACCCGCTGGCAAAAGCAATATTACAATATGCACGCCATTTTCACTTCTTTGACGAGTCCTCTCTTACcaatggttcccagaatgatgCCAATGAATTAAAACCAGGGTGGCTTTATGATGCCTCAGATTTCTCTGCTATTCCAGGAAAGGGTGTGCAGTGCATTATAGATGGACAGCGTGTTTTG GTTGGTAACAGGAAGCTGCTGGTGGAAAGTGGTATAAACATTTCTACTGAAGTGGAAAGTTTTGTTGTAGAGCTTGAAGAAAGTGCTAAGACAGGGATCCTTGTAGCATGTGACGGTATATTGATTGGAGTTTTGGGGGTTGCAGACTCACTTAAACGAGAAGCTTCTGTTGTTATAGAGGGTCTCAAGAAAATGGGAATCACGCCTGTAATGGTTACAGGAGATAACTGGAGAACAGCTCGAGCTGTTGCCAAGGAG GTTGGCATTCAAGATGTTAGAGCAGAGGTTATGCCTGCAGGAAAGGCTGATGTTGTTCGTTCATTCCAAAAAGATGGAAGTATAGTTGCAATGGTGGGCGATGGTATAAATGACTCTCCTGCATTAGCTGCTGCAGATGTTGGCATGGCAATTGGGGCTGGGACAGATATTGCCATAGAAGCTGCTAACTATGTTTTGATGAGAGATAATTTGGAAGACGTGATCACAGCAATTGATCTATCTAAAAAGACCTTTTCTCGTATTCGATTGAATTATGTATTCGCGATGGCCTACAATATTATAGCCGTACCAGTTGCTGCTGGTGTTTTATTTCCTTCACTGGGAATCAAGCTTCCACCATGGGTTGCTGGTGCATGCATGGCTCTCTCGTCTGTGAGTGTTGTATGTTCTTCTTTGCTTCTTAGAAGATATAGAAAACCCAGACTTACTACAATACTTGAAATAGTTGTAAAttaa